From one Geoalkalibacter halelectricus genomic stretch:
- a CDS encoding CHC2 zinc finger domain-containing protein, which yields METLLAQSPSHPNALVCCPFHEDRRPSASIKHNVLICFAGCRPKTGGKGWDTIALLMERDGLSFVEAVRTLL from the coding sequence ATGGAAACCCTTCTGGCGCAAAGTCCCAGTCACCCAAACGCCCTGGTGTGCTGCCCCTTTCACGAGGATCGCAGGCCGTCGGCGTCCATCAAGCACAACGTGCTGATCTGCTTCGCCGGTTGTCGACCCAAGACAGGCGGCAAGGGCTGGGACACCATCGCCTTGCTCATGGAGCGCGACGGCCTGAGCTTTGTCGAGGCGGTGCGCACTCTTCTTTGA
- a CDS encoding TSCPD domain-containing protein, giving the protein MTPKRHRPKCVHGQTLVMNSPCGKLYVTLNNDPQTQRLMEVFVRFGKSGTCASLVANALTMVTSYGLRSGMEVGDAVKALLGHGCHRPPVEDEGEMVNSCVDAIGRAIRLHAQSGQDTERITTHGDQTRSLGGHPA; this is encoded by the coding sequence ATGACGCCCAAACGTCACCGCCCCAAATGCGTGCACGGGCAAACCCTGGTGATGAACTCGCCCTGCGGCAAGCTCTACGTGACCCTTAACAACGACCCGCAAACGCAGCGACTCATGGAGGTCTTCGTGCGCTTCGGCAAAAGCGGCACCTGCGCAAGCCTCGTCGCCAACGCCCTGACCATGGTGACTTCCTACGGGCTGCGCTCGGGCATGGAGGTCGGCGATGCCGTCAAGGCCCTGCTCGGCCACGGCTGTCATCGCCCGCCGGTGGAGGACGAGGGCGAGATGGTGAACTCTTGCGTCGATGCCATCGGCCGCGCCATCCGACTGCATGCGCAATCGGGTCAGGATACAGAAAGGATAACGACTCATGGAGATCAAACTCGAAGCCTGGGCGGTCACCCTGCCTGA
- a CDS encoding ISL3 family transposase, translating into MNPETLFAVALGIAPPWEVVGVDFSQETKRLDIRIDFPRGAQFACPVCGADAPVHDTTEKSWRHLNFFQYEAYLTARVPRTNCPNQGCGIKQVVVPWSRAGSGFTLLFEALVMALARQMPVNAIAQLLQVHDTRLWRIIRSYVDAARADEDYSGVTRLGADETSARRGHDYVTFFFDMDARKLLFGTHGKDHTTVERFVADFAAHGGTVDNVTDACIDMSKSFIKGLQEQFPNAVLTFDQFHVIKLMNDVLGKIRAEEARQFPEELRKTRYLFLKNPDRLTDEQEQRLRSLTRFDLGSIKAYILKLGLQFVYFAESRQEAEILLKRWYRRAVRSKVDRIVKLAKTIKAHWQGILSYFDSRLTNGFLEGVNSLVQAAKAKARGYRNPDNLIAMAYLIAGKLKFPQPT; encoded by the coding sequence ATGAATCCTGAAACGCTTTTTGCTGTTGCCCTTGGAATTGCTCCCCCCTGGGAGGTTGTCGGCGTCGACTTCTCTCAAGAGACCAAACGGCTCGACATCCGCATCGATTTCCCGCGGGGCGCCCAGTTCGCCTGCCCCGTCTGTGGAGCCGACGCTCCGGTTCACGATACGACCGAGAAGAGTTGGCGGCATCTGAACTTTTTCCAGTACGAAGCCTATCTGACGGCCCGGGTGCCGCGCACCAACTGCCCCAACCAGGGTTGTGGTATCAAGCAGGTGGTCGTGCCGTGGTCCCGTGCCGGTTCCGGGTTTACCCTGTTGTTCGAGGCTTTGGTGATGGCCCTGGCCCGGCAGATGCCGGTCAATGCCATCGCGCAACTGCTGCAGGTCCACGACACCCGGCTGTGGCGCATCATCCGCAGCTATGTCGATGCCGCCCGAGCCGACGAGGATTACTCCGGCGTGACCCGTCTGGGTGCAGATGAAACCAGTGCCCGGCGGGGGCATGACTATGTCACCTTCTTTTTCGACATGGACGCCCGTAAGCTGCTGTTCGGAACCCATGGCAAGGACCATACGACGGTGGAGCGCTTCGTGGCCGATTTCGCGGCGCATGGTGGCACCGTGGACAACGTCACCGACGCCTGCATCGATATGTCCAAATCCTTCATCAAGGGGCTACAGGAGCAGTTCCCCAACGCGGTGCTGACCTTCGACCAGTTTCACGTCATCAAGCTGATGAACGACGTGCTGGGCAAGATCCGCGCAGAAGAAGCCCGGCAGTTTCCCGAAGAGTTGCGCAAGACCCGCTATCTGTTCCTGAAGAACCCCGATCGCTTGACTGACGAGCAGGAGCAGCGGCTGCGCAGCCTGACCCGCTTCGACCTGGGGAGCATCAAGGCCTACATTCTCAAGCTGGGCCTGCAATTCGTCTATTTTGCCGAAAGCCGCCAGGAGGCGGAAATCCTCCTCAAGCGCTGGTACCGCCGGGCGGTTCGCAGCAAGGTCGACCGGATCGTTAAACTGGCCAAAACTATCAAAGCACACTGGCAGGGAATCTTGAGCTACTTCGACTCACGCCTGACCAACGGCTTCTTGGAAGGGGTCAACAGCCTCGTCCAGGCGGCCAAAGCCAAGGCAAGAGGCTATCGCAATCCCGACAACCTGATTGCCATGGCGTACCTCATTGCCGGCAAGCTCAAATTCCCTCAACCCACTTGA